In Amyelois transitella isolate CPQ chromosome 28, ilAmyTran1.1, whole genome shotgun sequence, the following are encoded in one genomic region:
- the LOC106138107 gene encoding PCNA-associated factor, translating to MARTKASVGSKVSSGKSSKARCSVATPPSSAVASGSGERSSKSSSGGNPVCPRETPTWQRPITNFFISKETNGTAEPGDPDEETATSSKTKPKRNIIESDDDEEEECPKNRELDESINLEPLTGENCHKLDEYYPKNGVKGKGVGKKTQGKENVDNNNTRKRDLEDFVEEQESKKVKVC from the exons ATGGCTAGAACAAAAGCCTCAGTTGGTTCGAAag TGTCATCCGGTAAAAGCAGCAAGGCTCGCTGCAGTGTAGCAACCCCTCCCAGTAGTGCAGTAGCTTCAG GCAGTGGTGAAAGGTCATCAAAAAGTTCTTCCGGAGGCAACCCAGTGTGCCCACGGGAGACGCCAACATGGCAGAGGCCTATCACCAACTTTTTCATCAGTAAGGAGACTAATGGGACAGCAGAACCCGGTGATCCGGATGAGGAGACAG CTACAAGTTCGAAAACCAAACCAAAACGCAACATAATTGAATCagatgatgatgaagaagAGGAATGCCCGAAAAATAGGGAATTAGACGAATCAATAAATCTTGAACCTCTTACTGGGGAAAATTGCCACAAACTAGATGAATATTACCCTAAAAATGGGGTGAAAGGTAAAGGAGTGGGGAAAAAGACGCAAGGTAAAGAGAatgtagataataataatacaaggAAAAGAGATTTAGAGGACTTCGTTGAGGAAcaagaaagtaaaaaagttaaggtttgttaa